A genome region from Thermococcus onnurineus NA1 includes the following:
- the pfdA gene encoding prefoldin subunit alpha, translating to MAERNEQLERLAYEYQLLQAQAQLLAQNLELLTLGRNEFQAVKQTLEELKKVEDEKPEILVPIGAGSFLKGMIVDKNSAIVSVGSGYATEKSLDDAIGYLDARIKEYDEAIRKTQEALAKLEGQLQELAQKAQKLQQEAAMRFSVKE from the coding sequence ATGGCGGAGAGAAACGAGCAGCTTGAAAGGCTCGCTTACGAGTATCAGCTCCTGCAGGCTCAGGCTCAGCTTTTAGCCCAGAATCTTGAGCTCCTAACCCTCGGAAGGAACGAGTTCCAGGCCGTTAAGCAGACCCTCGAGGAGCTCAAAAAGGTCGAGGATGAGAAGCCGGAAATTCTGGTGCCAATCGGTGCAGGCTCCTTCCTGAAAGGTATGATAGTGGATAAGAACAGCGCGATAGTCAGCGTCGGTTCTGGCTATGCTACCGAGAAGAGCCTCGACGACGCTATAGGCTACCTTGATGCTAGAATAAAAGAGTACGACGAGGCAATAAGGAAAACGCAGGAGGCTCTGGCAAAGCTTGAGGGTCAGCTCCAGGAGCTCGCTCAGAAAGCACAGAAGCTCCAGCAGGAGGCTGCGATGCGTTTTAGTGTAAAGGAGTAA
- a CDS encoding nucleotide-binding protein, with protein sequence MQLVIASGKGGVGKSTVTASLLYLLKDEYNFVAVDADADAPNLDLLLGVERWEEEMELVGAKVAHINTESCIRCGICQERCPYDCIKVIDGDYVVSELTCEGCNVCSLVCPVPGTITLEEVRSGIIRKTTTKYGFPLISAQLDVGRPNSGKLVTEEKEWAKNLMKELGLKHMIVDSAAGIGCQVIASIGGADLTILIAEPTPASLSDVQRAYRVIQHFRQPAYLIINKADFNPGFRALHEWAESEGIPILGEVPYDKAVPKSMAMLKPVVEAFPDSKASQAIKEIAERIKAEILK encoded by the coding sequence ATGCAACTCGTCATAGCGAGCGGTAAGGGCGGCGTAGGAAAGAGCACCGTAACTGCTTCGCTCCTCTACCTTCTAAAGGATGAGTACAACTTTGTGGCGGTGGATGCGGACGCAGATGCGCCGAACCTCGACCTCCTTCTTGGCGTCGAGCGCTGGGAAGAGGAGATGGAGCTGGTTGGCGCCAAGGTCGCTCACATAAACACGGAGAGCTGCATACGCTGTGGCATCTGTCAGGAGCGCTGCCCCTACGATTGTATCAAGGTCATCGACGGCGACTACGTTGTGAGTGAACTCACCTGTGAAGGCTGCAACGTCTGCAGTCTGGTCTGCCCGGTTCCAGGAACCATAACCCTCGAGGAAGTCCGCTCTGGGATAATAAGGAAGACCACCACGAAGTACGGCTTCCCGCTAATCTCAGCCCAGCTCGACGTCGGCAGGCCCAACAGCGGCAAGCTCGTAACTGAGGAGAAGGAGTGGGCGAAGAACCTGATGAAGGAGCTTGGCCTTAAGCACATGATAGTGGACAGCGCAGCTGGAATAGGCTGTCAGGTTATAGCGAGCATCGGCGGTGCAGATTTGACAATACTCATTGCCGAGCCGACGCCAGCCTCCCTCAGCGATGTTCAGAGGGCTTATAGGGTCATCCAGCACTTCAGGCAGCCGGCTTACCTTATAATCAACAAGGCCGACTTCAACCCTGGATTTAGAGCCCTCCACGAGTGGGCAGAGAGCGAGGGAATCCCGATACTTGGCGAGGTTCCCTACGACAAGGCGGTACCAAAGAGCATGGCGATGCTTAAGCCTGTTGTGGAGGCCTTTCCAGACTCAAAGGCATCCCAGGCGATAAAAGAGATTGCTGAGAGAATTAAGGCTGAGATACTGAAATGA
- a CDS encoding nucleotide-binding protein: MQIAVSGGKGGTGKSTIAINLAIALKEHFDLVLADLDVEAPNDHLLLGVELQNEEPVELFMPRFDYSKCTHCRKCAEVCEEHAIITMRDGTPFLMPNLCSGCAACEIVCPVPGAILPGKKLMGHTYLTETPYGFPLVTGRLLEGEERAMPIVSRAKKRAQSLNKELLLVDTAAGTSNTVSKALEDSKLIIAVTEPTPLGLHDSELILRLARLMDIPAMIIVNRSDLGDVGKVREIAERYSAEIIAEIPYSENVIRSYVEGRPIVLSDYPEARIFRKIAERVVEFIGGGE; the protein is encoded by the coding sequence ATGCAGATCGCAGTGAGCGGAGGAAAAGGTGGAACCGGAAAATCCACCATTGCGATAAATCTCGCGATAGCCCTTAAAGAGCACTTTGATCTTGTTCTGGCCGATTTGGATGTTGAGGCACCAAACGACCATCTGCTTCTTGGAGTTGAGCTCCAGAACGAGGAGCCCGTTGAGCTCTTCATGCCGCGCTTTGACTACTCCAAGTGTACTCACTGCAGAAAGTGCGCAGAAGTTTGTGAGGAGCACGCGATAATAACCATGCGTGACGGAACTCCCTTCCTGATGCCCAACCTCTGTTCTGGTTGCGCAGCCTGTGAGATAGTCTGCCCGGTTCCCGGAGCGATACTGCCCGGCAAGAAGCTTATGGGCCACACATATCTAACGGAGACGCCCTACGGCTTCCCGCTCGTTACGGGCAGGCTTTTGGAGGGCGAGGAGAGGGCCATGCCCATCGTTTCAAGAGCGAAGAAGAGGGCCCAGAGCTTAAATAAGGAGCTTCTGCTCGTTGACACTGCTGCCGGAACGAGCAATACCGTTTCGAAGGCACTTGAAGATTCTAAGCTCATCATAGCCGTCACCGAGCCGACACCGCTCGGGCTTCATGACAGCGAACTTATCCTCCGGTTGGCTCGGCTCATGGACATTCCGGCTATGATAATCGTTAACCGCTCCGATCTGGGTGACGTTGGAAAGGTCAGGGAAATTGCCGAGCGCTATAGCGCCGAGATAATAGCCGAGATCCCCTACAGCGAGAACGTCATACGAAGCTACGTGGAAGGAAGGCCGATAGTTCTGAGCGACTATCCTGAGGCCCGAATCTTCAGGAAGATTGCCGAGAGGGTTGTCGAATTCATCGGGGGTGGTGAGTGA
- a CDS encoding NifB/NifX family molybdenum-iron cluster-binding protein encodes MRCLKVAFGMENDETLIDAHYGDSEFFAIYEVCEDGSVKLLEERDNKARNVEEHDEGHGDPRKFRAIVSQLIDVDVLAAFRMGPNFLRIRDQSDKVAFFTRTRDLKLALQRVAENFDDLWEQVQKKRAKARV; translated from the coding sequence ATGAGGTGCCTGAAAGTTGCCTTTGGGATGGAGAACGATGAGACACTCATAGATGCTCACTACGGCGATTCTGAGTTCTTTGCAATATACGAGGTTTGTGAAGACGGGAGCGTTAAGCTCCTTGAGGAAAGGGACAACAAAGCCAGAAATGTGGAGGAGCACGACGAAGGACACGGCGATCCGAGGAAGTTCAGGGCGATAGTGAGTCAGCTTATAGACGTCGACGTTCTGGCTGCCTTTAGAATGGGGCCGAACTTTCTAAGGATAAGAGACCAGAGCGACAAGGTGGCCTTCTTCACGAGAACGAGGGACCTAAAGCTCGCCCTCCAGAGGGTTGCCGAGAACTTCGATGACCTATGGGAGCAAGTGCAGAAAAAGAGGGCCAAGGCAAGAGTATGA
- a CDS encoding DUF2250 domain-containing protein — MGDANTRKERPAPYRSLELLPIHLYVLVHLKKANVEYAKMIARMTELPLEMINSAIMDLMEAGLVERDSGSAVKRSKARFKKAFEVHKHHTYYRLSREGELFVRSIDEKWLKCYFNAIFPDGWKFIGVLIKSRDFEDACKKAKAKNCAGLKEELILHRFITSTGRKTRFFKLFCKFLGL; from the coding sequence ATGGGAGATGCGAATACACGAAAAGAACGGCCCGCCCCGTATCGAAGCCTTGAGCTTCTTCCCATCCATCTGTACGTCCTAGTTCACCTCAAGAAGGCCAATGTTGAGTATGCCAAGATGATAGCAAGGATGACAGAACTTCCACTTGAGATGATCAATAGCGCCATAATGGATCTAATGGAAGCGGGCCTCGTTGAACGCGACTCTGGAAGCGCAGTAAAGAGGAGCAAAGCTCGCTTTAAGAAGGCCTTCGAGGTTCACAAGCATCATACCTACTACCGCCTTTCGAGGGAGGGAGAGCTCTTTGTCCGCTCGATTGATGAGAAATGGTTGAAATGCTACTTCAACGCCATCTTTCCAGATGGATGGAAGTTCATTGGGGTCCTCATCAAGAGCAGAGACTTTGAAGACGCATGTAAAAAGGCAAAGGCTAAGAACTGTGCAGGATTAAAGGAAGAACTTATTCTCCACCGTTTTATCACGTCTACTGGGAGGAAGACGAGGTTCTTTAAGCTGTTCTGTAAGTTTCTTGGACTCTAA
- a CDS encoding NifB/NifX family molybdenum-iron cluster-binding protein, which produces MRIAIPTNGGGLEDTVAPVFARAPAFVIVEVDEKGNVTNSKVIQNGAAMAGGGAGPFAIQTLINEGVEAVIAPQVGPNALGALQAAGIRLYQIAPGTPVEEAIKAVTTGSVQQLSTPAPATPVAPAAPSPAYGPYAPAYPAYPAYGYGWGRGGGWSRSRGFGRGWGKGGRGWGVRLGYCPWTGRPNRRTLRWLYGWW; this is translated from the coding sequence ATGAGGATCGCAATACCCACCAATGGGGGAGGCCTCGAGGATACTGTCGCCCCAGTCTTTGCAAGAGCTCCAGCTTTCGTCATAGTCGAGGTAGATGAAAAGGGTAACGTTACCAATAGCAAGGTTATTCAGAACGGCGCCGCCATGGCAGGTGGAGGAGCAGGACCATTTGCTATCCAGACCCTCATCAATGAGGGCGTCGAGGCCGTCATTGCACCACAGGTTGGTCCCAACGCCCTTGGAGCGCTTCAGGCTGCAGGCATAAGGCTTTACCAGATCGCCCCAGGAACTCCGGTTGAAGAGGCAATTAAAGCCGTCACCACCGGAAGCGTTCAGCAGCTTAGCACTCCGGCCCCAGCAACCCCAGTTGCGCCAGCAGCTCCATCGCCAGCTTACGGCCCATATGCTCCGGCGTATCCAGCCTACCCGGCTTACGGTTACGGCTGGGGCCGCGGCGGCGGATGGAGCAGAAGCCGCGGCTTTGGACGCGGATGGGGCAAAGGCGGAAGAGGCTGGGGAGTCCGCCTGGGCTACTGTCCCTGGACAGGACGACCAAACAGAAGAACCCTTCGCTGGCTCTACGGCTGGTGGTGA
- a CDS encoding NifB/NifX family molybdenum-iron cluster-binding protein yields MRIIVSTINGGIDDRVNQAFGRTPTFTIVDVENEEIVDVQVVQNPGYSQPRGAGVTAAQFCIDQGAEVVIAGHFGPNSYGVLQTAGIRMVSAPPTMTVREAVEAFLRGELQGAVTSPGRHGGSHGRGMGRGMGGR; encoded by the coding sequence ATGAGGATTATAGTCTCAACTATCAACGGAGGAATTGATGACAGGGTCAATCAGGCCTTCGGAAGGACACCGACTTTCACCATAGTCGACGTCGAGAATGAAGAGATCGTGGACGTCCAGGTTGTCCAGAACCCTGGCTATAGCCAGCCGAGAGGAGCTGGAGTTACGGCGGCACAGTTCTGCATCGACCAAGGCGCCGAGGTCGTCATAGCGGGTCACTTCGGACCGAACTCCTACGGCGTTCTCCAAACTGCTGGCATAAGAATGGTCTCGGCACCGCCAACAATGACCGTTAGAGAGGCAGTCGAAGCCTTCCTCCGCGGCGAGCTCCAGGGTGCAGTCACGAGCCCTGGCAGACACGGTGGCAGCCACGGCAGAGGCATGGGGCGCGGAATGGGCGGTCGATGA
- a CDS encoding DUF998 domain-containing protein has protein sequence MRKSQRLAGLCAPLIGLGGIFIAIIINRSWWSLTDNAISDLGKVGLPYNWVMNLALIATAILSTYYAIGLFGELRNVVEKIGAGVFIVALLFLAGIGLFPEGADPHYYVSWGFFITGSIGLLIAGLGLWLEGRGNIGIFTVTVFVVAWILARWALGNFEGVAIAEFIGIFGIIIWHYTVLWAKFYKTEKQRKN, from the coding sequence TTGAGAAAAAGCCAGCGACTGGCGGGCCTCTGTGCACCCCTGATTGGGTTAGGTGGGATTTTCATTGCAATAATCATAAACCGCTCCTGGTGGAGCCTGACTGACAACGCCATAAGCGACCTTGGAAAAGTTGGACTGCCTTACAACTGGGTGATGAACCTTGCACTCATTGCAACTGCGATTTTGAGCACATACTACGCGATCGGCCTCTTCGGAGAGCTCAGAAACGTAGTAGAGAAGATAGGAGCCGGAGTATTCATTGTCGCTCTCCTATTTCTGGCTGGAATCGGCCTCTTTCCCGAGGGAGCAGATCCGCACTACTACGTCAGCTGGGGTTTCTTCATAACAGGTAGCATAGGACTTCTGATAGCCGGCCTCGGCCTCTGGCTTGAGGGAAGAGGGAATATCGGAATTTTTACAGTTACCGTCTTTGTGGTCGCGTGGATTCTGGCGAGATGGGCCCTCGGGAATTTCGAAGGTGTGGCCATCGCAGAGTTCATCGGAATTTTTGGGATTATAATCTGGCACTACACAGTGCTATGGGCAAAATTCTACAAAACAGAAAAGCAGAGGAAAAATTAA
- a CDS encoding PPC domain-containing DNA-binding protein: MRFSRGRNFLFRVPEGKELLSFINEFARKNNVLIGTVSAIGSLRNPRIGYFVETEGRYKVIELKGIYELVSLSGNISLKDGEPFTHIHVALGDSEGRLWGGHLVEGEVFVAEVYIQELLGEPLERKPQESGLALWDEES; encoded by the coding sequence ATGAGATTCTCAAGGGGGAGGAATTTTCTGTTCAGGGTTCCTGAGGGCAAGGAACTGCTGAGCTTCATCAACGAATTTGCGAGAAAAAATAACGTTTTAATTGGGACGGTGAGTGCCATTGGAAGTCTCAGAAATCCCAGAATTGGCTACTTTGTGGAAACGGAAGGGCGGTACAAAGTTATTGAGCTGAAAGGCATCTACGAGCTCGTTTCACTCTCTGGGAACATAAGCCTTAAGGATGGTGAACCTTTTACCCACATCCACGTCGCACTCGGCGATTCGGAGGGGAGGCTCTGGGGCGGTCATCTTGTTGAAGGGGAAGTCTTTGTCGCGGAGGTTTACATCCAAGAGCTCCTCGGCGAGCCGCTTGAAAGGAAGCCTCAGGAAAGTGGGCTGGCACTGTGGGACGAAGAGTCTTAA
- a CDS encoding 6-pyruvoyl trahydropterin synthase family protein: MGFRLTERKIGWHKDFDSSHFLALPYESKCLRIHGHTYNVDVEIWGDVNESGMIFDFNHLSNLIKLLDHRILVSEEWVIERKNGLVVIEKNGKRLELPENEAVVLDKPNVTAEYIAEWFAERIAEKAGNNVRKIRVKIWEDPRSYAEVTLER, encoded by the coding sequence ATGGGATTTCGTTTAACTGAGAGAAAGATCGGCTGGCACAAGGACTTCGATAGCTCGCACTTCCTCGCTCTTCCATACGAAAGCAAGTGCCTTAGAATTCACGGTCACACCTACAACGTTGACGTGGAGATATGGGGCGATGTCAATGAAAGCGGTATGATATTCGACTTCAACCACCTCAGCAATCTCATTAAGCTCCTGGACCACAGGATTCTCGTGAGCGAGGAGTGGGTTATAGAAAGAAAAAACGGTCTGGTAGTTATCGAAAAGAACGGCAAGCGTCTGGAGCTTCCCGAGAACGAAGCAGTCGTCCTTGACAAGCCCAACGTTACTGCGGAATACATAGCCGAGTGGTTCGCGGAGAGGATAGCTGAAAAAGCTGGGAACAACGTGAGAAAGATAAGAGTGAAAATCTGGGAAGACCCGAGGAGCTACGCAGAAGTAACACTGGAGCGTTAG
- a CDS encoding DUF134 domain-containing protein: MPMGMGRGWGKGRGRRKKMRMIGFIPQVRHFYPALPPIGQPKPPIFMTYEEFEALRLVDFEGLTQEEAGKRMGVSRGTVWRALSSARKKVAQMLVEGRELIILPQGNEVPKDIAEEGP, translated from the coding sequence ATGCCAATGGGAATGGGACGCGGTTGGGGAAAAGGGCGGGGCAGAAGAAAAAAGATGAGGATGATAGGCTTCATCCCTCAGGTTAGACATTTCTATCCTGCATTACCGCCCATTGGACAGCCAAAGCCACCGATTTTCATGACTTATGAGGAGTTCGAAGCTCTGAGGCTGGTTGATTTTGAAGGGTTGACCCAGGAGGAGGCCGGAAAGCGAATGGGGGTTTCAAGAGGAACAGTCTGGAGAGCTCTGAGCTCAGCCAGAAAGAAAGTTGCTCAGATGCTGGTTGAGGGCAGAGAGCTGATAATCCTTCCTCAAGGAAATGAGGTCCCAAAGGACATTGCTGAAGAAGGCCCATAA
- the purB gene encoding adenylosuccinate lyase, which translates to MAVHPIDYRYGSEEMRRIWDEENKLQKLLDVEAALARAHAKLGNIPEESARVISERANTKWVKLERVKEIENEIHHDIMAVVKALSEVCGEHGKYVHLGATSNDIIDTANALLIKESLAIIEKDLRELRSILKKLAEEHKYTVCVGRTHGQHAVPTTYGMKFALWLDEIQRHIDRIEELKERVLVGQMSGAVGTMASFGDKGLEIQRLVMEDLGLRPARISSQVIQRDVYAELMMVLALIASTLDKIALEIRNLQRTEILEVSEPFGKKQVGSSTMPHKRNPIRSEKVSGLARVLYSNVIPALLNNPLWHERDLTNSSVERVILPESFVLLDEMLKSMKKVLSGLEFFPENIKRNLYMTHNLIMAEPLMLELTERGMGRQEAHELVRGLAMKAFYEKRDLMEIAKESEEVRKFLSEEDFESLKPENYIGIAPQIVDNVIAYIGEKERKEGM; encoded by the coding sequence ATGGCCGTTCATCCGATTGATTATCGCTACGGTAGCGAGGAGATGAGGAGAATTTGGGATGAGGAGAACAAGCTTCAGAAGCTACTCGATGTTGAGGCTGCCTTGGCTAGGGCTCACGCCAAGCTCGGCAACATCCCCGAAGAGAGCGCCCGCGTTATTTCCGAGAGAGCTAACACCAAGTGGGTTAAGCTCGAACGCGTTAAGGAGATAGAGAACGAGATACACCATGACATAATGGCCGTCGTTAAGGCCCTGAGTGAGGTCTGCGGCGAACATGGCAAGTACGTTCATCTAGGTGCGACCTCAAACGACATCATCGACACGGCTAACGCTCTTCTCATCAAGGAGTCCCTTGCGATAATCGAGAAGGATCTTAGGGAGCTCCGCTCAATTCTCAAGAAGCTCGCGGAGGAGCACAAGTACACGGTCTGTGTCGGGAGAACCCACGGGCAACATGCTGTTCCTACAACATACGGCATGAAGTTTGCCCTCTGGCTCGATGAGATACAGAGACACATAGACAGGATAGAGGAGCTGAAGGAAAGAGTTTTGGTTGGCCAGATGAGCGGTGCAGTTGGAACGATGGCGTCTTTCGGCGATAAGGGCCTCGAAATTCAGCGTCTCGTCATGGAGGATCTCGGTCTCAGGCCTGCCAGAATAAGCAGCCAGGTAATCCAGCGCGACGTTTACGCGGAACTAATGATGGTTCTCGCGCTTATAGCTTCCACTCTCGACAAGATAGCCCTCGAAATCAGAAACCTCCAGAGAACTGAAATCCTTGAAGTGAGCGAGCCCTTCGGAAAGAAGCAGGTGGGCTCCTCGACAATGCCCCACAAGAGGAACCCCATACGGAGCGAGAAGGTGAGTGGCTTGGCGAGGGTTCTCTACTCCAATGTCATTCCTGCACTGCTCAACAACCCCCTATGGCACGAGAGGGATCTGACGAACTCCTCTGTCGAGCGCGTTATTCTTCCTGAGAGCTTTGTCCTACTTGACGAGATGCTCAAGAGCATGAAGAAGGTTCTCTCGGGGCTTGAATTCTTCCCGGAGAACATTAAGAGGAACCTCTACATGACCCACAACCTCATAATGGCCGAGCCGCTTATGCTCGAGCTTACTGAAAGGGGCATGGGAAGGCAGGAGGCGCATGAATTGGTGAGAGGACTGGCAATGAAGGCGTTCTACGAGAAGAGGGACCTCATGGAGATCGCGAAGGAGAGTGAGGAAGTCAGAAAGTTCCTCAGTGAGGAAGACTTTGAGAGCCTGAAGCCGGAGAACTATATTGGCATCGCGCCTCAGATAGTTGATAACGTAATTGCTTATATAGGGGAGAAAGAGCGAAAAGAAGGGATGTAA
- the albA gene encoding DNA-binding protein Alba, with the protein MAEEHVVYIGKKPVMNYVLAVITQFNEGAKEVSVKARGRAISRAVDVAEIVRNRFLPEVRVKEIKIGTEELPTADGRTANTSTIEIILEKP; encoded by the coding sequence ATGGCAGAGGAGCATGTTGTCTACATTGGAAAGAAGCCGGTTATGAACTACGTCCTCGCCGTGATAACCCAGTTCAACGAGGGCGCTAAGGAGGTCAGCGTCAAGGCTCGCGGTAGGGCCATCAGCAGGGCCGTTGACGTCGCCGAGATCGTCAGGAACAGGTTCCTCCCAGAGGTCAGGGTCAAGGAGATCAAGATCGGTACCGAGGAGCTCCCGACTGCCGACGGCAGGACTGCCAACACCTCGACCATCGAGATCATCCTTGAGAAGCCGTGA
- a CDS encoding ArsR/SmtB family transcription factor — MDYETIDIHDERAKELAQILMNDKAIAILHLLEDRALSMSEIARELNLPISTVSYHIDKMLKVGLVEVAGKKYGKRLQEVKLYSASDRPILLVPRKNVAKVKKKAVPGFEKLHVISLTIAGMMAAGVYKASTDLLSPKDIPTYSNTTQSGNFTVMEAGREITVLTANTTQGITTTPLMQTSASALPVMLSLAAFILTFLLVSYLLERRR, encoded by the coding sequence TTGGACTACGAGACCATAGATATACACGATGAGAGAGCGAAAGAGCTCGCTCAGATTCTAATGAACGATAAAGCTATAGCCATCCTGCACCTGCTGGAAGATAGAGCCCTTTCAATGAGCGAGATAGCGAGGGAGCTGAACCTTCCCATCTCAACGGTCTCGTACCATATCGACAAGATGCTCAAGGTGGGACTCGTTGAGGTCGCTGGCAAAAAGTACGGCAAGCGTTTGCAGGAGGTAAAGCTGTACAGTGCCTCAGACAGACCTATTCTGCTTGTTCCCAGGAAGAACGTGGCCAAAGTTAAGAAGAAGGCCGTGCCCGGCTTTGAGAAGCTTCACGTGATAAGTTTGACCATCGCGGGAATGATGGCGGCCGGCGTCTACAAGGCCTCGACGGATTTGCTGAGTCCAAAGGACATACCCACTTATAGCAATACGACTCAATCGGGGAACTTTACTGTGATGGAAGCGGGCAGGGAAATAACCGTGCTCACAGCCAACACCACGCAGGGAATAACTACCACACCATTAATGCAGACTTCTGCTTCGGCCCTTCCAGTGATGTTATCTCTTGCGGCGTTCATCTTAACGTTTCTCCTCGTTTCGTATCTTTTGGAGCGCAGGCGCTGA
- a CDS encoding CBS domain-containing protein, whose product MAPRIAVGQVVKRKAVIVKPDDTVHRIARILSRNKVGSAVVVKDDEIVGIITDRDILDKVVAKGRDPKDVKVEEVMTKNPVTIEDDYEVQDAIDRMMDKGIRRLLVTRLGKPIGFVTAADLLAALNTYATEADEAAEEEPEPEADVYGICELCGQYGSLYKVYIEGGEKWICESCKDSLNL is encoded by the coding sequence ATGGCACCGAGAATCGCCGTGGGACAAGTAGTTAAAAGGAAGGCAGTCATAGTCAAACCAGACGACACAGTCCACAGAATCGCCAGAATTCTCTCAAGAAACAAGGTCGGAAGCGCTGTCGTCGTCAAGGACGACGAAATCGTTGGAATAATAACCGACAGGGACATACTCGACAAGGTCGTGGCAAAAGGTAGGGATCCCAAAGACGTTAAAGTCGAGGAGGTAATGACCAAGAACCCTGTAACGATAGAGGATGACTACGAGGTACAGGACGCCATCGACAGGATGATGGACAAGGGCATAAGGAGGCTCCTTGTTACCCGCCTTGGAAAGCCGATAGGGTTCGTAACTGCTGCGGACCTTCTCGCGGCGCTCAATACATACGCTACCGAAGCCGATGAAGCCGCTGAGGAGGAACCCGAGCCAGAGGCGGACGTCTATGGAATCTGCGAGCTCTGTGGTCAGTACGGTTCGCTCTACAAAGTCTACATTGAGGGCGGCGAGAAGTGGATCTGCGAGAGCTGCAAGGACTCCTTGAACCTTTAA
- a CDS encoding NTPase → MRIFITGPAGVGKTTLVSRVAREVDRWGYIVGGMITQEVRQRGRRMGFKITALDTGEEGTLAWIGNGRPRIGKYVVHVDELNRVGVSAIRRALIEADLIVIDEIGPMEYMSDEFVRVVGEALRSEKPLLAVVHRRFVDKFRPLGKLYTLSVENRNRVFTGVMDEVMKELRGG, encoded by the coding sequence ATGAGGATATTCATAACCGGCCCGGCAGGAGTTGGGAAGACAACGCTTGTGAGCAGAGTTGCTAGGGAAGTCGACCGCTGGGGCTACATCGTCGGCGGCATGATAACTCAGGAGGTTCGCCAGCGTGGGAGGAGGATGGGATTTAAAATCACTGCCCTCGACACGGGCGAGGAGGGAACTCTCGCGTGGATAGGCAACGGAAGGCCGAGGATAGGAAAATACGTAGTCCATGTTGACGAGCTCAATCGCGTTGGCGTTTCCGCGATAAGGAGAGCTTTAATTGAGGCCGACCTAATCGTCATAGATGAAATCGGCCCGATGGAGTACATGAGCGACGAGTTTGTAAGGGTTGTTGGAGAAGCCCTGAGGTCAGAAAAGCCTCTTCTGGCGGTTGTTCACAGACGCTTTGTGGACAAGTTCAGGCCGCTTGGAAAACTCTACACACTGAGCGTCGAGAACAGAAACAGAGTCTTCACTGGGGTAATGGATGAAGTTATGAAAGAGCTAAGGGGCGGTTAA